A genomic window from Glycine max cultivar Williams 82 chromosome 17, Glycine_max_v4.0, whole genome shotgun sequence includes:
- the LOC100779135 gene encoding CRAL-TRIO domain-containing protein C3H8.02 isoform X1 — translation MVLMRTVYPTIAVPLPLPLSNLPVRTNFAVRCANVHSQTQLDSRKLVLAVKEKLEKEHHNLPVGRNGRDDEDMILWFLKDRKFSIDDAIYKLTKAIKWRRDFEVSKLTEEVVKDALQTGKGYVHDLLDINGRPVVVVVGSKHIPQALDPADDERLCVFLIEKALSKLPTGKEQILTIVDLRGFSTENADLKFLTFLFDVFYYYYPKRLAQVLFVDAPFVFKPIWQLVKPLLKSYASLVRFCSAETVRKEYFTDKTLPPSFRD, via the exons ATGGTGCTCATGCGAACTGTGTACCCAACCATCGctgttcctcttcctcttcctctttcaAACCTTCCCGTTAGGACCAATTTCGCCGTTCGATGTGCCAACGTTCACTCGCAAACGCAACTCGACTCGCGCAAG tTGGTTCTTGCCGTGAAGGAAAAGCTTGAAAAAGAACACCATAACCTCCCTGTTGGCAGAAATGGAAGAGATGATGAAGATATGATACTGTGGTTTCTCAAAGATCGCAAGTTTTCTATTGATGATGCTATTTACAAGTTGACTAAAGCCATT AAATGGCGTCGAGATTTTGAGGTGTCTAAATTAACTGAAGAAGTCGTTAAAGATGCTCTTCAAACTGGAAAAGGATACGTACACGACCTTTTAGATATCAATGGCCGACCTGTGGTCGTGGTGGTTGGATCAAAGCATATTCCTCAA GCACTGGACCCTGCAGACGATGAGAGACTCTGTGTTTTCTTAATTGAGAAGGCATTGAGTAAGCTTCCAACTGGAAAAGAACAAATACTTACAATAGTTGATCTCAGAGGTTTCAGTACCGAAAATGCTGATCTTAAATTCTTGACATTCTTG tTTGATgtattctattattactatCCCAAACGATTGGCTCAAGTCCTATTTGTAGATGCACCTTTTGTTTTTAAGCCAATTTGGCAGCTAGTCAAGCCCTTGTTAAAATCATATGCTTCTCTG GTGAGATTTTGCTCTGCAGAGACTGTTAGGAAGGAATATTTTACAGATAAAACTTTGCCACCAAGCTTCAGAGATTGA
- the LOC100779135 gene encoding CRAL-TRIO domain-containing protein C3H8.02 isoform X2 → MVLMRTVYPTIAVPLPLPLSNLPVRTNFAVRCANVHSQTQLDSRKEKLEKEHHNLPVGRNGRDDEDMILWFLKDRKFSIDDAIYKLTKAIKWRRDFEVSKLTEEVVKDALQTGKGYVHDLLDINGRPVVVVVGSKHIPQALDPADDERLCVFLIEKALSKLPTGKEQILTIVDLRGFSTENADLKFLTFLFDVFYYYYPKRLAQVLFVDAPFVFKPIWQLVKPLLKSYASLVRFCSAETVRKEYFTDKTLPPSFRD, encoded by the exons ATGGTGCTCATGCGAACTGTGTACCCAACCATCGctgttcctcttcctcttcctctttcaAACCTTCCCGTTAGGACCAATTTCGCCGTTCGATGTGCCAACGTTCACTCGCAAACGCAACTCGACTCGCGCAAG GAAAAGCTTGAAAAAGAACACCATAACCTCCCTGTTGGCAGAAATGGAAGAGATGATGAAGATATGATACTGTGGTTTCTCAAAGATCGCAAGTTTTCTATTGATGATGCTATTTACAAGTTGACTAAAGCCATT AAATGGCGTCGAGATTTTGAGGTGTCTAAATTAACTGAAGAAGTCGTTAAAGATGCTCTTCAAACTGGAAAAGGATACGTACACGACCTTTTAGATATCAATGGCCGACCTGTGGTCGTGGTGGTTGGATCAAAGCATATTCCTCAA GCACTGGACCCTGCAGACGATGAGAGACTCTGTGTTTTCTTAATTGAGAAGGCATTGAGTAAGCTTCCAACTGGAAAAGAACAAATACTTACAATAGTTGATCTCAGAGGTTTCAGTACCGAAAATGCTGATCTTAAATTCTTGACATTCTTG tTTGATgtattctattattactatCCCAAACGATTGGCTCAAGTCCTATTTGTAGATGCACCTTTTGTTTTTAAGCCAATTTGGCAGCTAGTCAAGCCCTTGTTAAAATCATATGCTTCTCTG GTGAGATTTTGCTCTGCAGAGACTGTTAGGAAGGAATATTTTACAGATAAAACTTTGCCACCAAGCTTCAGAGATTGA
- the LOC100306073 gene encoding SOUL heme-binding domain-containing protein precursor, with protein sequence MKKARALSVAVNVLCLAIVCSAIESPQHTVVHSESDFEIRLYRTSVWMSAPALDISFEKATWNGFHRLFQFTEGANLNFSRIPMTIPVLTTAVPGAGPLQSQGYYVSLYLPVKFQGDPPVPLPELNIKPYEFSSHCVAVRKFSGFAKDERIVKEAEKLATSLSRSPWAESKTGRGYSIAQYNTPIRIVKRKNEVWVDIDAPELGCKSVGVAAH encoded by the exons ATGAAGAAGGCAAGGGCGTTGAGCGTGGCAGTGAACGTGTTGTGTTTGGCCATAGTTTGCAGTGCGATCGAGTCACCGCAACACACAGTAGTACACTCCGAGTCCGATTTCGAGATCAGGCTCTATCGTACCTCTGTTTGGATGTCCGCTCCTGCCCTCGACATTTCCTTCGAAAAAGCCACCTGGAATGGCTTCCACAG GTTGTTCCAGTTCACAGAAGGTGCCAACTTGAATTTCTCTCGAATTCCAATGACTATTCCCGTGTTGACAACCGCGGTCCCCGGAGCGGGTCCTCTTCAATCCCAAGGCTATTACGTTAGTTTGTACTTACCCGTTAAGTTCCAAGGTGATCCTCCGGTGCCTCTTCCAGAACTCAATATCAAGCCCTATGAATTCAGCAGCCACTGCGTTGCGGTTAGGAAGTTCTCTGGATTTGCCAAGGATGAGAGGATTGTCAAGGAGGCTGAAAAGCTCGCCACGAGCCTGAGTAGGTCTCCCTGGGCTGAGTCCAAGACCGGGCGTGGTTACTCGATTGCGCAGTACAATACTCCGATCCGGATTGTCAAGCGCAAGAACGAGGTGTGGGTGGACATTGATGCTCCTGAATTGGGCTGCAAGTCGGTCGGTGTTGCCGCGCATTGA